In Streptomyces sp. NBC_01381, a genomic segment contains:
- a CDS encoding menaquinone biosynthetic enzyme MqnA/MqnD family protein has protein sequence MPSPRRTPRPRVGHIQFLNCLPLYWGLARTGTLLDFELTKDTPEKLSEQLVRGELDIAPVTLVEFLRNADDLVAFPDLAVGCDGPVMSCVIVSQVPLEKLDGARVALGSTSRTSVRLAQLLLAERFGVRPDYYRCPPDLGLMMQEADAAVLIGDAALRANLIDGPRLGLDVYDLGQMWKDWTGLPFVFAVWAARREYAEREPAVVREVHKAFLASRDLSLEEVGKVSEQAARWEAFDAEVLEQYFTTLDFRFGSDQLKGVAEFARRVGGTTGFPADVRVELLEPR, from the coding sequence CTGCCCAGCCCCCGCCGCACGCCCCGGCCGCGCGTCGGTCACATCCAGTTCCTGAACTGCCTGCCCCTCTACTGGGGACTCGCGCGCACCGGAACGCTCCTCGACTTCGAGCTGACGAAGGACACCCCGGAAAAGCTCAGCGAGCAGCTGGTGCGGGGTGAACTCGACATCGCGCCGGTGACGCTCGTCGAGTTCCTCCGCAACGCCGACGACCTCGTCGCCTTCCCCGATCTCGCGGTCGGCTGCGACGGCCCCGTCATGTCCTGCGTGATCGTCTCGCAGGTGCCCCTGGAGAAACTGGACGGCGCCCGGGTCGCGCTCGGCTCGACGTCGCGCACCTCCGTGCGCCTGGCGCAGCTGCTGCTCGCCGAGCGCTTCGGCGTACGCCCCGACTACTACAGGTGTCCGCCCGATCTCGGGCTGATGATGCAGGAGGCGGACGCCGCCGTGCTCATCGGGGACGCGGCGCTGCGGGCGAATCTGATCGACGGGCCGCGGCTCGGCCTGGACGTCTATGACCTGGGCCAGATGTGGAAGGACTGGACGGGGCTTCCGTTCGTCTTCGCGGTCTGGGCGGCGCGGCGCGAGTACGCGGAGCGCGAGCCCGCCGTCGTCCGCGAGGTGCACAAGGCCTTCCTGGCCTCGCGTGATCTCTCGCTGGAGGAGGTCGGCAAGGTCTCCGAGCAGGCGGCGCGCTGGGAGGCCTTCGACGCGGAGGTCCTGGAGCAGTACTTCACGACGCTGGACTTTCGTTTCGGCAGCGACCAGCTGAAGGGTGTGGCGGAGTTCGCTCGCCGGGTGGGGGGGACGACGGGCTTCCCCGCGGACGTACGGGTGGAGCTGCTCGAACCGAGGTAG
- a CDS encoding cold-shock protein, with product MATGTVKWFNAEKGFGFIAQEGGGPDVFVHYSAINANGFRSLEENQAVSFDVTQGPKGPQAENVTPM from the coding sequence ATGGCTACCGGAACCGTGAAGTGGTTCAACGCCGAAAAGGGCTTTGGATTCATCGCCCAGGAAGGCGGAGGCCCCGACGTCTTCGTCCACTACTCCGCGATCAACGCGAACGGCTTCCGCTCCCTTGAGGAGAACCAGGCCGTGAGCTTCGACGTCACGCAGGGCCCGAAGGGTCCGCAGGCGGAGAACGTCACCCCCATGTAG
- a CDS encoding ABC transporter ATP-binding protein, giving the protein MPSDLLEVSGLGKSYPLPGGGRHQAASDVTFTVSPGGSIGIVGESGSGKTTVARMLVGLVRQDTGTVKVNGRPREPRTPRGREARLTRAREIQMVFQDPYLSLDPRLTSTQCLRTALTLHGRDEKQVGDLLDQVGLGAREAGARPRELSGGQRQRLAIARALAVDPQVLVLDEAVAALDVSIQAQILQLLSEIRRDTGVALVFVSHDLAVVQHITDEVLVMRRGKVVEQGRTDQVLTAPEDPYTIRLLAAVPREGWTPRAG; this is encoded by the coding sequence ATGCCGTCGGACCTGCTGGAAGTATCCGGCCTGGGCAAGAGCTACCCCCTGCCGGGCGGCGGCCGCCACCAGGCGGCGAGCGACGTGACGTTCACGGTGTCACCCGGCGGTTCCATCGGCATCGTCGGCGAATCCGGCTCGGGCAAGACGACGGTCGCCCGCATGCTGGTGGGCCTGGTCCGGCAGGACACCGGCACGGTAAAGGTGAACGGCCGCCCCCGGGAACCCCGCACCCCCCGAGGCCGCGAGGCCCGCCTGACGCGAGCCAGGGAGATCCAAATGGTCTTCCAGGACCCCTACCTCTCCCTGGACCCGCGCCTCACTTCAACCCAGTGCCTCCGTACGGCACTCACCCTGCACGGCAGGGACGAGAAGCAGGTGGGGGACCTCCTGGACCAGGTGGGCCTGGGCGCGAGAGAGGCCGGCGCCCGCCCCCGCGAACTCTCCGGCGGCCAACGCCAGCGCCTGGCCATAGCGAGGGCCCTGGCGGTGGACCCGCAGGTCCTGGTCCTGGACGAGGCGGTGGCAGCACTGGACGTATCCATCCAGGCCCAGATCCTCCAACTCCTGTCCGAGATCCGCCGAGACACGGGCGTGGCCCTGGTCTTCGTGAGCCACGACTTGGCGGTGGTCCAACACATCACGGACGAGGTCCTGGTGATGCGGAGAGGGAAGGTGGTGGAACAGGGCAGGACGGATCAAGTCCTGACAGCCCCGGAGGACCCGTACACGATCCGCCTGCTCGCGGCGGTCCCTCGCGAGGGCTGGACCCCGAGGGCGGGATAG
- a CDS encoding ABC transporter ATP-binding protein codes for MPLLEIEDLTLRVPGAARPLLDTVSLSVSPGEVVGLVGESGSGKSTTAKAALGLLPARAVTSGSVRVNGTEILPLTGEALRTHRARTVAMVHQDPRAALNPVRRIGDFLVERGASREKAVELLSTVGLSHPEHRVRQRPHELSGGMLQRVVIAGALAAEPSLLLADEATSALDVTTQAEILALLRDLRATRDLGLLFITHDLHLAAAYCDRVYVMYAGRVVEQRSAEALFKSPAHPYTRGLLACSPTLGETPHTLHPIPGRPPSLSDTFDGCPFVSRCGDAEPGCETWTPGQLPLPDGGTAACAVSVQRKVNS; via the coding sequence ATGCCACTGCTCGAAATCGAAGACCTGACCCTGCGGGTCCCGGGCGCCGCCCGCCCGCTCCTGGACACCGTGTCCCTGTCTGTCTCACCCGGTGAAGTCGTCGGCCTGGTGGGCGAGTCGGGCTCGGGCAAGTCGACCACGGCGAAGGCGGCCCTCGGCCTGCTGCCGGCGCGGGCGGTGACATCAGGTTCCGTACGTGTGAACGGCACCGAGATCCTCCCCCTCACCGGCGAGGCTCTGCGCACCCACCGCGCGCGGACGGTGGCGATGGTCCACCAGGACCCCCGGGCCGCGCTGAACCCCGTACGCAGGATCGGCGACTTCCTGGTGGAGCGGGGCGCGAGCCGCGAGAAGGCGGTCGAACTGCTCTCCACCGTGGGCCTGTCACACCCCGAACACCGCGTACGCCAGCGCCCGCACGAACTCTCCGGCGGCATGCTGCAACGCGTGGTCATCGCGGGCGCGCTTGCGGCGGAACCGAGCCTGCTCCTGGCGGACGAGGCGACGAGCGCCCTTGACGTCACGACGCAGGCGGAGATCCTCGCTCTCCTCCGCGACCTGCGCGCGACCCGCGACCTGGGCCTCCTCTTCATCACCCACGACCTCCACCTGGCGGCCGCGTACTGCGACCGGGTGTACGTCATGTACGCGGGCCGGGTCGTCGAACAGCGTTCGGCGGAGGCCCTGTTCAAGTCCCCGGCGCACCCGTATACCCGAGGCCTGCTCGCGTGCTCCCCGACCTTGGGCGAAACGCCCCATACCCTCCACCCCATCCCGGGCCGCCCCCCGTCCCTCTCGGACACGTTCGACGGCTGCCCCTTCGTCTCCCGCTGCGGGGACGCGGAACCGGGCTGCGAGACGTGGACTCCGGGGCAACTGCCACTCCCGGACGGGGGGACAGCGGCCTGCGCCGTCTCTGTTCAGCGAAAGGTGAACTCCTGA
- a CDS encoding ABC transporter permease, whose translation MADAAVVGLKPLVVRRRRPVGVMVAAGLLGLVVLAAVFAPLLAPYAPDAIDLSASLVGTSGDHLLGTDSSGQDLLSRALYGTRTSLIAPILLLAVAAVLGVTLGVLAAWRGGWVDALVSRLTDVMYAFPGLLFTVLIIAVFGAGMTTSVLALGLAFTPTIAKYVRSLALSETRKPYVDAYRVQGMGGARICVAHLVPNLGRAILGYLVVLFGEALMSLATLSYLGFGAQPPSSDWGLMVQEGQAAVVQGALLPALVPGTAIALVVVSFNVVGVWAADRLGRQ comes from the coding sequence ATGGCTGATGCTGCTGTTGTGGGGCTCAAGCCCTTGGTCGTACGTCGCAGGCGCCCCGTCGGAGTGATGGTGGCCGCCGGTCTGCTGGGCCTCGTGGTCCTCGCCGCGGTGTTCGCACCGCTCCTCGCCCCCTACGCCCCGGACGCCATCGACCTCTCGGCATCGCTGGTCGGCACCTCCGGTGACCACCTCCTCGGCACCGATTCCTCGGGCCAGGATCTCCTCTCCCGCGCCCTGTACGGCACCCGCACGAGCCTGATCGCCCCGATCCTGCTCCTCGCCGTGGCCGCCGTCCTGGGCGTCACGCTCGGCGTGCTCGCGGCCTGGCGCGGGGGATGGGTGGACGCGCTGGTCTCGCGTCTCACGGATGTGATGTACGCGTTCCCGGGCCTACTGTTCACGGTCCTGATCATTGCGGTGTTCGGCGCAGGCATGACGACATCAGTCCTGGCCCTGGGCCTGGCCTTCACCCCCACGATCGCCAAGTACGTACGCTCACTGGCCCTTTCGGAGACCCGCAAGCCGTACGTCGACGCCTACCGCGTGCAGGGCATGGGCGGGGCGAGGATCTGCGTCGCGCACCTCGTCCCGAACCTGGGCCGAGCGATCCTCGGCTACCTGGTGGTGCTGTTCGGCGAGGCCCTGATGTCCCTGGCGACCCTCTCCTACCTGGGCTTCGGAGCCCAACCACCCTCCTCCGACTGGGGCTTGATGGTGCAGGAGGGCCAGGCGGCGGTGGTCCAGGGCGCGCTGCTCCCCGCTCTCGTCCCCGGCACGGCCATCGCCCTGGTCGTCGTGTCCTTCAACGTGGTCGGGGTCTGGGCCGCCGACCGGCTAGGAAGGCAGTGA
- a CDS encoding ABC transporter permease, with the protein MLASRLLRRLAGLVATLFAASFVIFAAVYAAPGDPAVFLAGGRDKLTPERLAQVRSQYHLDEPLVVQYGRWLWDCVHFDLGRSFKYSDQVADLITSRFPTTLQLVVYATVLFVVLGVGAGILAAVKRSTWIDSAVVGGTTLAASVPSFVAAIALVSLFGVQLGWFPVTGSGEGFTGTLHHLTLPALSLALGALAIISRVTRQAMADAAASDHVEAARASGVPERDIIRRHILRNALGPIITMCGLVMAGMLAGTVVVETAFGISGIGSLLVGAINTHDFPVAQAVLLLMVTGYIVVTTLVDVVHPLLDPRVKEARA; encoded by the coding sequence ATGCTCGCCTCCCGACTGCTGCGGCGCCTGGCCGGCCTCGTCGCCACGCTCTTCGCCGCGTCGTTCGTCATCTTCGCCGCCGTGTACGCGGCACCCGGTGACCCCGCGGTGTTCCTCGCGGGCGGCCGCGACAAGCTGACGCCCGAGCGGCTCGCGCAGGTCCGCTCGCAGTACCACCTGGACGAGCCGCTGGTCGTCCAGTACGGCCGCTGGCTGTGGGACTGCGTCCACTTCGACCTGGGCCGGTCCTTCAAGTACAGCGACCAGGTCGCCGACCTGATCACGTCCCGCTTCCCGACGACCCTCCAACTGGTCGTGTACGCCACGGTGTTGTTCGTGGTGCTCGGCGTCGGCGCCGGAATCCTGGCCGCCGTCAAGCGCTCGACGTGGATCGACTCGGCGGTGGTCGGCGGCACGACACTCGCCGCGTCGGTCCCGTCCTTCGTGGCCGCGATCGCGCTCGTCTCGCTCTTCGGCGTGCAACTGGGCTGGTTCCCTGTCACCGGATCGGGCGAGGGCTTCACCGGCACGCTCCACCATCTGACGCTGCCCGCCCTGTCGTTGGCGCTCGGCGCGCTCGCCATCATCAGCCGGGTCACCCGCCAGGCGATGGCGGACGCTGCGGCATCGGACCACGTGGAGGCGGCACGGGCGTCAGGTGTCCCGGAGCGGGACATCATCCGCCGCCACATCCTGCGCAACGCGCTCGGCCCGATCATCACGATGTGCGGCCTGGTCATGGCCGGAATGCTGGCCGGGACGGTGGTCGTGGAGACGGCCTTCGGCATCAGCGGCATCGGCTCGCTCCTGGTGGGCGCGATCAATACACATGACTTCCCGGTGGCGCAGGCGGTCCTGCTGCTCATGGTCACCGGCTACATCGTGGTGACGACGCTGGTGGACGTGGTCCATCCGCTGCTGGACCCACGGGTCAAGGAGGCGAGGGCCTGA
- a CDS encoding ABC transporter substrate-binding protein: MTTTRTISRPLVAGLTAATLLTAAGCSGADTAATGGEPADAAKLKLSATTMAAKGQLDKANWLLEDEPDSLDLDTQGTSAGRVVLTNVCERLYQLQPDMTTKPFLAEKAATPDDKTLVLTVRDGVTFHDGSKLTADDVLWSLKRHADPDMEQADEFGNVKSMKKTGDREITIRFKAPDALFTKALAGDAGIVWNKEQVTAAGKDFGTPGQGDACSGPYALKGWKSGDSITIERYGKYWGDKPLTRQVVFRWASDSALVNALKTGAADGTYAESPNTASALRSTKGLDQHYGPSTASLVLIPTARGGLKDPRIRQALSLALDRSGIAKSGYGGLVQPWATPVGSGAWGYEKAEFAAAQEKLEGSAPATPSADDLAKAKDLVKDAGAPSDPIVIGTDSSQGRTVVANAVRSALQRVGLKGQIKTVPTAQFEEFYSDPAARADIDVLVGDWYISKADPMGFYDNGLSDSANNWVGFKDATYDKKVRQALSTLDDAKRAELAIDVQKRFVDAGVWIPVAQVPSALVISDKLTGPPASQAYLYYPWAAGLGAKKG, translated from the coding sequence ATGACGACGACCCGGACCATCAGCCGGCCTCTGGTCGCGGGCCTCACCGCGGCCACCCTTCTCACCGCCGCCGGATGCAGCGGCGCCGACACCGCCGCCACCGGCGGAGAGCCCGCCGACGCGGCGAAGCTGAAGCTGAGCGCGACGACCATGGCCGCCAAGGGGCAGCTGGACAAGGCCAATTGGCTCCTGGAGGACGAGCCCGACTCGCTCGACCTCGACACCCAGGGAACGAGCGCGGGCCGCGTCGTCCTCACCAATGTCTGCGAGCGGTTGTACCAGCTGCAGCCCGACATGACGACGAAGCCCTTCCTCGCCGAGAAGGCCGCGACCCCCGACGACAAGACCCTCGTCCTGACCGTCAGGGACGGCGTCACCTTCCACGACGGCTCCAAGCTCACCGCCGACGACGTGCTCTGGTCGCTGAAGCGGCACGCGGACCCGGACATGGAACAGGCCGACGAGTTCGGCAACGTCAAGTCCATGAAGAAGACCGGCGACCGCGAGATCACCATCCGCTTCAAGGCCCCCGACGCGCTCTTCACCAAGGCGCTCGCCGGTGACGCGGGCATCGTCTGGAACAAGGAGCAAGTGACCGCCGCGGGCAAGGACTTCGGTACGCCGGGGCAGGGCGACGCGTGCAGCGGTCCGTACGCCCTGAAGGGCTGGAAGTCCGGCGACTCGATCACCATCGAGCGGTACGGCAAGTACTGGGGCGACAAGCCGCTGACCCGGCAGGTCGTCTTCCGCTGGGCGTCCGACAGCGCGCTGGTCAACGCCCTGAAGACGGGCGCCGCCGACGGAACGTACGCGGAATCCCCGAACACCGCATCCGCCCTGCGCTCCACCAAGGGCCTCGACCAGCACTACGGCCCCTCCACCGCGTCCCTCGTCCTCATCCCGACCGCGCGCGGCGGCCTGAAGGACCCGCGGATTCGGCAGGCGCTCTCCCTCGCGCTCGACCGCTCGGGCATCGCCAAGTCGGGCTACGGCGGCCTCGTGCAGCCGTGGGCCACTCCGGTCGGCTCCGGCGCCTGGGGTTACGAGAAGGCCGAATTCGCCGCCGCGCAGGAGAAGTTGGAGGGGTCGGCGCCCGCCACCCCCTCCGCCGACGACCTCGCCAAGGCCAAGGATCTTGTGAAGGACGCCGGCGCACCGTCCGACCCCATCGTGATCGGCACGGACAGCAGCCAGGGCCGCACGGTCGTCGCGAACGCGGTGCGCTCCGCGCTCCAGCGCGTCGGGCTCAAGGGGCAGATCAAGACCGTCCCGACCGCCCAGTTCGAGGAGTTCTACAGCGACCCGGCCGCCCGCGCGGACATCGACGTCCTGGTCGGCGACTGGTACATCTCCAAGGCCGACCCCATGGGCTTCTACGACAACGGCCTCTCCGACTCCGCCAACAACTGGGTCGGCTTCAAGGACGCCACGTACGACAAGAAGGTGCGCCAGGCGCTCAGCACCCTGGACGACGCCAAGCGGGCCGAGCTCGCCATCGACGTACAGAAGAGGTTCGTGGACGCGGGTGTCTGGATCCCCGTCGCGCAGGTGCCGTCGGCACTCGTCATCAGCGACAAGCTGACGGGACCGCCCGCCTCGCAGGCCTACCTCTACTACCCGTGGGCGGCCGGACTCGGCGCCAAGAAGGGCTAG
- a CDS encoding C45 family peptidase — protein sequence MALPLIEISGTPIERGHQYGEAVRPQLHAALAYYEEAFGQSSGLTWTQVATRAARWLEPVRDYAPHLLEEMRGIAEGAGVDLPDILALNARGEVIYDRSFADMKAEDTEDAEDEEPAEGCTSFAAYGEASGDGHVWAGQNWDWRAGVADTVVMLRIVQPPHPTLIMQVEAGQIGRQGANSAGIALNANGLGGRFSDAIGLPQTVVRRSVLDQHTITDALDVLCRTRAHIASNALLTCREGFAVDLETTPAGHGWMYPTDGLLVHGNHYQAGVPAAIAANYRPMSSDSLVRVPRAEQGLKALRGSTGADESRKLIKQAMSDHLGHPESLCTHPDPRRPEVKHWTTLVSSCVDLTSGDYHATAGTPCDRDYQHMPWNLYDGPYGDSR from the coding sequence ATGGCACTGCCCCTCATCGAGATATCCGGCACCCCGATCGAACGCGGCCACCAGTACGGCGAAGCCGTCCGCCCGCAGCTGCACGCCGCACTCGCCTACTACGAGGAGGCGTTCGGCCAGTCCTCGGGCCTGACCTGGACCCAGGTCGCCACCCGCGCCGCCCGCTGGCTGGAGCCGGTCCGCGATTACGCCCCCCACCTCCTGGAGGAGATGCGCGGCATCGCCGAGGGCGCCGGAGTCGACCTCCCCGACATCCTCGCCCTCAACGCCCGCGGCGAGGTCATCTACGACCGCTCCTTCGCCGACATGAAGGCAGAGGACACAGAAGACGCAGAAGACGAGGAGCCCGCCGAGGGCTGCACCTCCTTCGCCGCGTACGGGGAGGCCAGCGGGGACGGTCACGTCTGGGCCGGGCAGAACTGGGACTGGCGCGCCGGGGTCGCCGACACCGTCGTCATGCTCCGCATCGTCCAGCCCCCGCACCCGACCCTGATCATGCAGGTCGAGGCGGGCCAGATCGGCCGCCAGGGCGCCAACTCGGCGGGCATCGCGCTCAACGCGAACGGCCTCGGCGGCCGCTTCAGCGACGCCATCGGGCTGCCCCAGACCGTCGTACGCCGCAGCGTCCTGGACCAGCACACCATCACCGACGCCCTGGACGTGCTCTGCCGCACCCGCGCCCACATCGCGTCCAACGCCCTGCTGACCTGCCGCGAGGGCTTCGCCGTCGACCTGGAGACGACACCCGCCGGGCACGGCTGGATGTATCCGACGGACGGGCTCCTCGTGCACGGCAACCACTACCAGGCGGGCGTCCCGGCTGCGATCGCCGCCAACTACCGCCCTATGTCGTCCGATTCGCTCGTCCGCGTCCCGCGCGCCGAGCAGGGACTGAAGGCGCTGCGCGGCTCCACCGGCGCCGACGAGTCCCGGAAGCTGATCAAGCAGGCCATGTCCGACCACCTCGGCCACCCCGAGTCGCTCTGCACCCACCCCGACCCGCGCAGGCCCGAGGTCAAGCACTGGACCACGCTCGTCTCCTCCTGCGTGGACCTGACCAGCGGCGACTATCACGCCACCGCCGGCACCCCCTGCGACCGCGACTACCAGCACATGCCCTGGAACCTCTACGACGGCCCGTACGGAGACAGCAGATGA
- a CDS encoding MurR/RpiR family transcriptional regulator yields MEISEGGTEEAGASGGAGLARLRAAVRDQWETLSASERAVAQYLVSAPAESLLFASAQELGSASGTSNATVVRALQRLGYAGLPALKRELASDFTSAVAPEVRLKQRIAHVGRDLDGIWGDVFDEAQERIEHARRLTPGEALRDAVGILAEAPEIHCYGIAASELAARHLALALGRIGRRARYFGDTGFALADRLLAVRQGDAVVIFQPGRELTELTVLIERARAVGARVVLVTDELAELYGPRVDAVLTAPHTPTGITTEALTALVVADALLLALATLDEARAVDTSHQLTALREQLLGPRVRKG; encoded by the coding sequence ATGGAAATTTCAGAGGGTGGGACGGAAGAGGCCGGGGCGTCCGGCGGAGCGGGCCTCGCCCGGCTGCGGGCCGCCGTGCGCGACCAGTGGGAGACGCTGTCGGCGTCCGAGCGGGCCGTCGCCCAGTACCTGGTCAGCGCCCCCGCGGAGTCGCTCCTCTTCGCCAGCGCGCAGGAGCTGGGCTCGGCGAGCGGCACCAGCAACGCGACGGTCGTGCGCGCCCTGCAGCGCCTCGGCTATGCGGGCCTGCCCGCGCTCAAGCGTGAGCTGGCGTCGGACTTCACCTCGGCGGTGGCGCCGGAGGTGCGTCTGAAGCAGCGCATCGCGCATGTGGGCCGGGACCTGGACGGCATCTGGGGCGACGTCTTCGACGAGGCGCAGGAGCGCATCGAGCACGCGCGGCGGCTTACGCCGGGCGAGGCGCTGCGAGACGCGGTCGGCATCCTCGCCGAAGCCCCCGAGATCCACTGCTACGGCATCGCGGCGTCCGAACTGGCCGCGCGGCACCTGGCGTTGGCGCTCGGCAGGATCGGCCGCAGGGCGCGGTACTTCGGCGACACGGGGTTCGCTTTGGCCGACCGTCTGCTCGCCGTGCGGCAGGGCGACGCGGTGGTGATCTTCCAGCCGGGGCGCGAGCTGACCGAGCTGACGGTGCTGATAGAGCGGGCGCGGGCGGTCGGGGCGCGGGTTGTCCTCGTCACGGACGAGTTGGCCGAGCTTTACGGGCCGCGGGTGGATGCGGTGCTGACAGCTCCGCATACGCCGACCGGGATCACCACGGAGGCGTTGACGGCGCTGGTCGTGGCCGATGCGTTGTTGCTGGCGCTGGCCACGCTGGATGAGGCTCGGGCGGTGGATACCTCGCATCAACTTACTGCTCTGCGGGAGCAGTTGTTGGGGCCTAGGGTTCGTAAGGGGTAG